A stretch of Cicer arietinum cultivar CDC Frontier isolate Library 1 chromosome 5, Cicar.CDCFrontier_v2.0, whole genome shotgun sequence DNA encodes these proteins:
- the LOC101490725 gene encoding uncharacterized protein: MVGVFRRSVSFPNKNPNRPSQKPPISHHIRSISLPCRSHPLISHIKDEINGLNNWVNSTNSKSNPLTSTNLSNGLTLLKQTHETLQDILQLPQTQESLRCHPLWVENLLEHSIRFVDAYGMFQTSILSLKEEHSSAQIAIRKRDESKFATYLKAKKKLNKEMENLVSGIQCINVISQRMLNVPIYSSSSTLLSISDTAELGGVIEDVMSLTVAVSVTLFNGLAMSFSSRRFSWVQMVKMSRKNVKKEREGIEEILEQLNEVENIFGNVKKKSDEEVRLVLKRMCDLEECICCIESVCEKVFRTLINSRVQLLNTLTASH; the protein is encoded by the coding sequence ATGGTAGGTGTTTTTCGGCGTTCCGTTTCATTCCCAAACAAAAATCCCAACCGTCCATCACAAAAACCACCCATATCACACCACATAAGATCCATAAGTCTTCCCTGCAGATCTCACCCTTTAATTTCCCATATCAAAGATGAAATCAACGGCTTAAACAACTGGGTTAACTCCACTAATTCCAAATCAAACCCATTAACATCCACAAATCTCTCCAACGGTTTAACCCTTCTTAAACAAACACACGAAACACTTCAAGACATTCTCCAACTCCCACAAACACAAGAATCACTACGTTGTCACCCTCTTTGGGTCGAGAACCTTCTAGAACATTCCATTCGATTCGTTGACGCTTATGGAATGTTCCAAACATCGATCTTATCACTTAAAGAAGAACATTCCTCTGCTCAAATAGCAATAAGGAAACGAGACGAATCCAAATTTGCCACATACTTGAAAGCTAAGAAGAAATTGAATAAGGAAATGGAGAATTTAGTTTCTGGAATTCAATGTATCAATGTAATTTCACAACGCATGTTGAATGTTCCTATttattcatcttcttcaacGTTATTATCGATTTCAGATACTGCTGAACTAGGAGGTGTAATTGAAGATGTTATGAGTTTAACGGTTGCTGTTTCTGTTACGCTTTTCAACGGACTAGCAATGTCATTTTCATCGAGGAGATTTTCTTGGGTGCAAATGGTTAAGATGAGTAGAAAAAATGTGAAGAAGGAACGTGAAGGTATTGAAGAAATTTTGGAGCAGTTGAATGaggttgaaaatatttttgggaaTGTGAAAAAGAAGAGTGATGAAGAGGTGAGATTGGTTTTGAAGAGAATGTGTGATTTAGAGGAATGTATTTGTTGCATTGAAAGTGTTTGTGAAAAAGTGTTTAGAACTTTGATCAATTCACGCGTTCAACTGCTTAACACTCTTACCGCGTCGCACTag